ttattttattatgagaatCAATCCTACTACTTCTGGTCCGGGAGTTTCCACACTTGAAAAAAAGAACCTGGGGCGCATCACTCAAATCATTGGGCCGGTGCTAGATGTAGCTTTTCCCCCGGGAAAGATGCCTAATATTTACAACGCTCTGGTAGTTAAGGGCCGGGATACTGTTGGTCAAGAAATTAATGTGACTTGTGAAGTACAACAATTATTAGGAAATAATCGAGTTCGGGCTGTAGCTATGAGTGCTACAGACGGTCTAATGAGAGGAATGGAAGTGATTGACACGGGAGGTCCTCTCAGTGTTCCAGTCGGCGGAGCGACTCTAGGACGAATTTTCAACGTGCTTGGAGAACCTGTTGATGATTTAGGTCCTGTAGATACTCGCGCAACATCCCCTATTCATAGATCTGCACCTGCCTTTATACAGTTAGATacaaaattatctatttttgaGACAGGAATTAAAGTAGTAGATCTGTTAGCCCCTTATCGCCGTGGAGGAAAAATCGGACTATTCGGGGGAGCTGGAGTAGGTAAAACAGTACTTATTATGGAATTAATCAACAACATTGCGAAAGCTCATGGGGGCGTATCCGTATTTGGCGGAGTAGGCGAACGTACTCGTGAAGGAAATGATCTTTACATGGAAATGAAAGAATCTGGAGTAAttaatgaagaaaatattGCAGAATCAAAAGTAGCTCTAGTCTATGGTCAGATGAACGAACCCCCGGGAGCTCGTATGAGAGTTGGCTTAACTGCCCTAACTATGGCGGAATATTTCCGAGATGTTAATGAACAGGACGTACTTCTATTTATCGACAATATCTTCCGTTTCGTCCAAGCAGGATCCGAAGTATCCGCCTTATTAGGTAGAATGCCTTCCGCTGTGGGTTATCAACCTACCCTTAGTACCGAAATGGGTTCTTTACAAGAACGAATTACTTCTACAAAAGAAGGGTCCATAACTTCTATTCAAGCAGTTTATGTACCTGCGGACGATTTGACTGACCCTGCTCCTGCCACGACATTTGCACATTTAGATGCTACTACTGTACTATCAAGAGGATTAGCTGCTAAAGGGATCTATCCAGCAGTAGATCCTTTAGATTCAACGTCAACTATGCTCCAACCTCAGATCGTTGGTGAGGAACATTATGAAACTGCGCAAAGAGTTAAGCAAACTTTACAACGTTACAAAGAACTTCAAGACATTATAGCTATCCTTGGGTTAGACGAATTATCCGAAGAGGATCGCTTAACTGTAGCAAGAGCACGAAAAATTGAGCGTTTCTTATCACAACCCTTTTTGTAGCAGAAGTATTTACGGGTTCCCTGGGAAATATGTCGGTTTAGCAGAAACTATTAGAGGATTTAAATTGATCCTTTCCGGAGAATTAGATAGTCTACCTGAGCAGGCCTTTTATTTGGTAGGTAATATTGATGAAGCTACTGCGAAGGCTACGAATTTAGAAATGGAGAACAACTTGAAGAAATGATCTTAAATCTTTGTGTACTGACCCCAAATCGAATTGTTTGGGATTCAGAAGTGAAAGAAATCATTTTATCTACTAATAGTGGACAAATTGGCGTATTATCAAATCATGCGCCTATTGCCACAGCAGTCGATATCGGTATTTTGAGAATACGCCTTAATGACCAATGGTTAACGATGGCTCTGATGGGCGGTTTTGCTAGAATAGGCAATAATGAGATTACTATTTTAGTAAACGATGCAGAGAAGGGTAGTAACATTGATCCACAAGAAGCTCAGAAAAATCTTGAAATAGCAGAAGCTAACTTGAGAAAGGCGGAAGGCAGGAGACAAATAATTGAGGCAAATCTAGCTCTCAGACGAGCTAGGGCACGCGTAGAGGCTATCAATGTGATTTCGTaactataaataatt
The Ricinus communis isolate WT05 ecotype wild-type unplaced genomic scaffold, ASM1957865v1 Ctg18, whole genome shotgun sequence DNA segment above includes these coding regions:
- the LOC125368781 gene encoding LOW QUALITY PROTEIN: ATP synthase subunit beta, chloroplastic-like (The sequence of the model RefSeq protein was modified relative to this genomic sequence to represent the inferred CDS: inserted 2 bases in 2 codons) — translated: MRINPTTSGPGVSTLEKKNLGRITQIIGPVLDVAFPPGKMPNIYNALVVKGRDTVGQEINVTCEVQQLLGNNRVRAVAMSATDGLMRGMEVIDTGGPLSVPVGGATLGRIFNVLGEPVDDLGPVDTRATSPIHRSAPAFIQLDTKLSIFETGIKVVDLLAPYRRGGKIGLFGGAGVGKTVLIMELINNIAKAHGGVSVFGGVGERTREGNDLYMEMKESGVINEENIAESKVALVYGQMNEPPGARMRVGLTALTMAEYFRDVNEQDVLLFIDNIFRFVQAGSEVSALLGRMPSAVGYQPTLSTEMGSLQERITSTKEGSITSIQAVYVPADDLTDPAPATTFAHLDATTVLSRGLAAKGIYPAVDPLDSTSTMLQPQIVGEEHYETAQRVKQTLQRYKELQDIIAILGLDELSEEDRLTVARARKIERFLSQPXFVAEVFTGSXGKYVGLAETIRGFKLILSGELDSLPEQAFYLVGNIDEATAKATNLEMENNLKK